The DNA sequence ATGTTCGAAGATAAATATGATTTCTATGTATTCGATACAGCCCCAACAGCAAACGCAAGAAGACTCCTCGGCATGTCAAAGGTCTATTCTCTCTGGGTAGAAAAGATGCTGAAGAGCAGGGAAGAGGCCAAATCGCTCAGGGAGATGCTCTCATTTTCCAAGAAGAACGAGGCAGACCCTCTCATGGACTACCTTATTGGCTTCAAAGACAGGATGGCAAAGGCACAGAGCCTTCTCACCAATGACCAGCTTACGGCATTCTTCTTCGCAACACTGCCGGAAAGCCTTCCCATCGCTGTTATCACGAGGTTTATCAACTGGTTCTATGAATTCGGCATCCCCGTCGGCGGTGTCGTTGTGAACGGTATCATCCAGAAAGACCAGGTCAGCAAAGACGCGTCCGAATTTGTTCTCAACAGGGTCAAGATGCAGGATGAACACATGGAAGAGATCTGGCAGATCTTCGGCGACAGGGTGAGGGCCGTGATACCGCTTTTCGAGACTGAGGTAAAAGGCAACAAGATGATCAACCGCATGGTCGATCATCTCTTTGCATAGCAGAGAGCGGAGAGCTTAGAGCAGAGAGCGGAGAGCTTAGAGCAGAGAGCAAAAAATAGGTCTTATAGGACTATTG is a window from the Syntrophorhabdaceae bacterium genome containing:
- a CDS encoding TRC40/GET3/ArsA family transport-energizing ATPase, which produces MDQITISMTKYMNDHPNLKYIFFGGKGGVGKTVMAGTAALWSAKQGKRTLLASTNPVHSLSNLFEKDVFGKAAVVCDDDRCFAFEIDTKDTIERSKQEIREKINWFLRFADLTTKADDFVESATMNPAFEESAMFENMTDIMFEDKYDFYVFDTAPTANARRLLGMSKVYSLWVEKMLKSREEAKSLREMLSFSKKNEADPLMDYLIGFKDRMAKAQSLLTNDQLTAFFFATLPESLPIAVITRFINWFYEFGIPVGGVVVNGIIQKDQVSKDASEFVLNRVKMQDEHMEEIWQIFGDRVRAVIPLFETEVKGNKMINRMVDHLFA